Part of the Oncorhynchus keta strain PuntledgeMale-10-30-2019 chromosome 31, Oket_V2, whole genome shotgun sequence genome, TTGTCCCTATAAACGTACGTAACAACAGCCTGAAGAAAGTGTATTATAAGGAACGTGTGTGTTTATGAGTGTACAGGTAGTAGAGAACTGTCTACAGGGGGTTTAGGGTTGGTGTTTCGGGGTTAAAGACATGGGATCTGGGGATGGGAAAAGAAGATAGAGCATGACATGACGAGGACATTCTGTCCAACCTATTTCTGGATCCTCCAGATGTGATGTTACGTGACATTATAACCTAACGTAGATCTCAATTCAACTTACGTTGTTTGTGGTTTATAAAGACTAACACTGAATTACTGTATGTCAGGGGTCAGAAAAAGAaacaaccctgttcccggagagctaccctcctctatgttttctctccaaccctgttcccggagagctaccctcctctatgttttctctccaaccctgttcccggagagctaccctcctctatgttttctctccaaccctgttcccggagagctaccctcctctatgttttctctccaaccctgttcccggagagctacctTCCTCTATGctgtctctccaaccctgttcccggagagctaccctcctctatgttttctctccaaccctgttcccggagagctaccctcctctatgttttctctccaaccctgttcccggagagctacctTCTTCTATGttgtctctccaaccctgttcccggagagctaccctcctctatgttttctctccaaccctgttcccggagagctaccctcctctatgttttctctccaaccctgttcccggagagctaccctcctctatgttttctctccaaccctgttcccggagtgCTACCCTCCTCTATGTTttctatccaaccctgttcccggagagctaccttcctctgttttctatccaaccctgttcccggagagctaccctcctctatgttttctctccaaccctgttcccggagagctaccctcctctgttttctatccaaccctgttcccggagagctaccctcctctatgttttctctccaaccctgttcccggagtgCTACCCTCCTCTGTTttctatccaaccctgttcccggagagctaccctcctctatgttttctctccaaccctgttcccggagtgCTACCCTCCTCTGTTttctatccaaccctgttcccggagagctaccttcctctgttttctatccaaccctgttcccggagagctaccctcctctaTGTTTTCTCACCAACCCCAGCTGTAACTGACCTGGTCCAGCTTATCATTGTTATCAGAACATGATGCATGATAGAGGGAATTTATAAGCATAAGAATGTCTTGATTTTGTGTGTTCATCAACCATAGATTGTAAGATGAAGATCCATCTATATTACTGTAACTACCACAGTTGTCATTGTAACTAACAATAAAGAAATGTCAAAGTTGAAAAAAGTTGATAAAGGTTTGACAAGAAAAGAACACACTAACAATTGAGCAACTCTTTCCATATTTTATTTCCGTAGCGCTGGGTAGCACATTGCAGCCCGACAGCCAGACGAACAGTGTGCTATGGTGAGCAGCAGGACGTGTTACATTGTGAAGTGGCAGAGACACTCTGGCCAAACTGAATTAATACAGACAGGTAGTATATGGACCATGTGAAGTATACCTTTTAGTTTCATTGTCATATTCacgtcatatcacagtcatagtaaataCACTCCTATATGACTCACAACAAATACAGAGCCTACAAAGCAGGTGTAGATACAGAATCACAGACAAGCAAGGAATGGAGTGGTTCTGCTCCTTTGGTTCTGGACAGACTGATGCTAGTGCTGGAGAAAAGCCCAGTCTTAATTCAGTGCAGTTATTGAAATGAAGGACAGCGCTGGAATGGGCCGGAGACAATTTGGCTCACGATTGTTAGATACTGTTTCAACCCCACTTGTATCCCATACAGCAGCCTTAGAAACCTGATGCAAATTAGTAGAACAATTTGGAGGAGACATCTAGAGGACGTATAATGAGGAAGACAAGCAAAGCAGGTTAAAAACAATGGCCTCTTGTGTGTTTAAGAAAGGCAGTATTGAGTGTGGCTCTTGTGTTCTGAGATGAGGAGATAATACAGTGAGAGAGTGATTGAAGTGATTTAAACAGTAAATGCCTCTCTGAGGCCTGAACAGACATAAAGGACTGTGTTTGTCTGCTCAAGATCCCTTCAAAGCTCTGCCATCCTCACCCCTCTCTATCTATCAACCCCCCTCAACCAAAACACAGTGCCAACACAGTGAAAACAGCATCAGTATCACttaactccctcctcctctctgtggtaGCTAGGTGAATGGTGGCACAGTGCTTCcaaacccctccctcccctgagTCCATTTAGACAGCGGTCTCCTTGACCTTGTCTATGGCGGTCTGGAGCTGCTCACGGATCTTGGCGGCGTAGGGGGCGATCAGGCTGCTGAGCTCATCGATCTTGCCCTCCAGGGTGGTGCGCAGGTCCTCGGCGGTGGCCTCCAGCTGCTCGCGCATGTCTTCAGCCTGGGTGGAGACCTGCTGGCTCAGGTCCTGGGCCTGGTTCTTCAGAAGGTCAGTGAAGCTGCTCAGCCTCTGGCCGGCGGTGTCGTGGGCCTGACTCACGAAGGGCTCCACACGCTCCTTCACGAGATCCATGTTCTGGGAAGTACGGGACTGGATCTCACCTAGGTAGGTGGCCACGGtcctgggggagggagaggcagagggggttTGCATCACTTGGAAGACATATTGAAAACTGAATTTTGAAATTCTATGTTGGAAAGCAAGCTGTTACAGTACATTGGCTGTGGCCATCTATACTCACTTGCGGATCTCCTCTGTGTCCTTGTTAAGGCGTTTCTTCAGTTTGCGGGTGTAGGTGTTGGCGCGGTTGTGGACATCATCAGCATTCTGCTCCATCATAGTCTTGAGCTCTCCCAGGTACTGTGTGCTGCGCTCCTTGGCATCAACCATGTCGGTCTGGAGCTTGGTGGTCAGAAGCTGCAGGTCCTGGCCCAGCAGGGCGGCTGTGTCCTGGGAGTAGGGTCCCAACTTGGTCTGGATGTCCTCCCTGTACACGGTCAGCTCAGCCACGGTGTCAGTGATCAGGGTGCTGCGGAGAGGGAGGCATGGTTAGAGATGGTCACAAAGTGGGTAGAGGGAGACATTGCCAGTGACGTAAGGGGACACAGGGGTAcaggggggaggatgggggagagaggggagacatcgTCTGGGAAATcaggagacacaggggagaggatgagggagagaggagaaagaggggaggcaTGGTCAGGGACATGGGGGGACGCAGGGT contains:
- the LOC118364624 gene encoding apolipoprotein Eb-like, with amino-acid sequence MKAVAIILALAVISGCHARAVRQAEALPNLWEENVERFWTYVSEINSRADGLVENLKASQLSRELDTLITDTVAELTVYREDIQTKLGPYSQDTAALLGQDLQLLTTKLQTDMVDAKERSTQYLGELKTMMEQNADDVHNRANTYTRKLKKRLNKDTEEIRKTVATYLGEIQSRTSQNMDLVKERVEPFVSQAHDTAGQRLSSFTDLLKNQAQDLSQQVSTQAEDMREQLEATAEDLRTTLEGKIDELSSLIAPYAAKIREQLQTAIDKVKETAV